Below is a genomic region from Bacillus mycoides.
AACAATTCTCCTTTTTCATTAATTACAAGAGGGAGACCTTTTCCTGAGTACGGACTTGTCACTTGTGGTACATCTTTATGTCCTAGTTTTTTGAAGTCTAATTCATAAACACCATCTGTAATCACTTTTTTAAAAGGTGGATATTGATGTTCATCACGATACATCCTTAGCTTCAATGCCACTTCTTGAATTTGTTCCGCCATTCTCACATCAATTAACTTTACTGTCGGATTTTTTTCAACATCTATTAATACATATTGATATACCCCACCACTTTCATACGCATTCCCTGGCGCCTCTTGTATGTACCTTGGAGCAATTTTTTGAAAATCAATTGGATACTTCTGATAAATCGGCGTACTCATATCACGCGTCTTAATTGGTAATAAACCATCCGTTTGCTCCTTATATGTATTAATGGCTTTTTGTACAACTTGCAACTGGTCTTCATAAGGAATAGCACTTTGTTTCATATTTTCTCTTGGATACATACACCCTGTTAAAATGCTCATGCAACAAAATATTAAAATAATATGGATTTTTTTCACTGACAATCACCTTTTCATGCTAGTATGGACTGTTGCTTTTGTAACATTTACCGAATACACATCCTTTATTGCTCAATAGGGCCACTAAATACAACAAGGAAAATAACAATTCCCGATACAATCATGAGGGTGTACGCTACTAAAGCTGTAATCCCTTTCAAAAATTTATTCTTCATTTTATGCCTACTCAATAAAATAAAACTTACTGCAAGAAACATAAATCCAATTGCCCCTAAAGCAAACCACATTTTCATAAGCCCTTCCGACATATATACACCCCTTTACTTTCAATCTATTTTTATACTATTTTAACAAATTAAAATCTTTAAAC
It encodes:
- a CDS encoding DUF2768 domain-containing protein, which gives rise to MSEGLMKMWFALGAIGFMFLAVSFILLSRHKMKNKFLKGITALVAYTLMIVSGIVIFLVVFSGPIEQ